From the Limosilactobacillus panis genome, one window contains:
- the mvk gene encoding mevalonate kinase: protein MVKQQGIGKSHAKIILIGEHSVVYGQPAIALPLPNVKLTVTIDRRADQLQLVNSRYFDGPVNELPNNMLGVQKLINALITKFTGQEDGWQLTIDSQLPAERGMGSSAATAVAIVRAFFDYYEKKLTRKELLKLADIEEQITHRSPSGLDAATVSSANPLYYIKGQAGKAIEMNLSATMVIADTGIKGATKEAIASVQQLLKAQPDKAQAHIEHLGNLVNATRDFLKNNEVIKLGTALNAAQADLQALNVSDKSLDNLITVARHNGALGAKLTGGGRGGCMFAIMQTALGARRLASILKESGAKHTWIQPFDQRGEE, encoded by the coding sequence ATGGTGAAACAACAAGGGATTGGAAAGAGCCATGCAAAAATTATTTTGATTGGGGAACACAGTGTCGTTTACGGACAACCAGCAATTGCCCTCCCACTCCCCAACGTTAAATTAACGGTAACCATCGATCGGCGGGCTGACCAATTACAGTTGGTCAACAGCCGTTATTTTGACGGACCAGTAAACGAACTCCCGAACAACATGTTAGGGGTTCAAAAATTAATCAACGCCCTAATAACCAAATTCACCGGTCAAGAAGACGGTTGGCAATTAACGATTGACAGCCAACTTCCGGCAGAACGCGGGATGGGCTCTTCAGCAGCGACGGCAGTTGCAATCGTGCGCGCTTTTTTTGATTACTACGAAAAAAAGTTAACGCGAAAAGAGCTGCTTAAGTTAGCCGACATCGAAGAGCAGATCACCCACCGAAGTCCATCCGGCCTCGATGCCGCAACGGTTTCCTCTGCTAATCCCCTTTACTACATTAAGGGCCAGGCGGGTAAAGCAATTGAAATGAACCTAAGTGCGACAATGGTGATTGCGGACACCGGTATCAAGGGCGCAACCAAAGAAGCCATTGCCAGCGTCCAGCAGTTGTTAAAGGCCCAACCAGACAAGGCCCAGGCCCACATTGAACACTTGGGTAACTTAGTCAACGCAACACGGGACTTCCTTAAAAATAATGAAGTAATCAAATTAGGGACAGCCCTAAATGCGGCCCAGGCAGACCTGCAGGCACTTAACGTGAGTGACAAAAGCCTTGATAATCTGATCACGGTCGCCCGACACAACGGCGCCCTTGGTGCTAAGCTGACCGGTGGGGGCCGGGGCGGCTGTATGTTTGCCATTATGCAAACGGCCCTGGGTGCCCGGCGACTTGCTAGTATTCTGAAAGAAAGTGGCGCCAAACATACTTGGATTCAGCCGTTTGACCAACGGGGGGAAGAATAA
- the mvaD gene encoding diphosphomevalonate decarboxylase → MATARAHTNIALVKYWGKRDQKLILPETDSLSLTLDEFYTTTTVEFDEQLTADQVTINDRLLDKKNSQKVRNFLDLVRQRSGESAYARVTSHNHVPTAVGLASSASAFAALAGAASAAAGMSLDRRDLSRLARRGSGSATRSIYGGLVEWRKGDDDLTSYANPIMEDVSFNIEMLAILIDTKKKKVSSRYGMRQSVATSPYYKVWPEIVAHDMVAIKQAILAHDIDAIGQIAETNALRMHALTLSADPGFTYFNSDTLRAMNAVRTLRESGINCYFTIDAGPNVKVIYDQRNRQPIYDALAKQFGKERLVVSKPGSGIKIWND, encoded by the coding sequence ATGGCAACGGCGCGAGCACACACAAATATTGCCCTGGTCAAATACTGGGGAAAACGTGACCAAAAGCTGATTCTCCCGGAAACCGATAGCTTATCACTCACCTTGGACGAGTTCTATACAACCACCACGGTTGAATTTGATGAGCAGTTAACAGCTGACCAGGTAACAATCAATGACCGCTTGCTGGATAAAAAGAACAGTCAAAAGGTCCGCAACTTTCTTGACCTAGTTCGCCAACGTAGCGGTGAGTCTGCGTACGCCCGGGTTACGTCACATAACCACGTCCCAACCGCGGTCGGTCTTGCCTCTTCCGCCTCGGCATTTGCCGCCCTCGCTGGAGCAGCCAGCGCGGCGGCCGGGATGTCACTTGACCGGCGGGATCTTTCCCGCTTGGCACGGCGCGGTTCCGGTTCCGCCACCCGGTCGATCTACGGGGGATTAGTTGAGTGGCGAAAAGGCGACGATGACCTGACCTCTTACGCGAATCCAATCATGGAAGACGTTTCCTTTAACATTGAGATGCTTGCGATCCTAATTGATACCAAGAAAAAGAAAGTCTCAAGCCGTTACGGGATGCGACAAAGTGTTGCCACTTCCCCCTACTACAAGGTATGGCCAGAAATTGTTGCCCATGATATGGTCGCCATCAAACAGGCCATTTTGGCCCATGACATTGACGCCATCGGTCAAATTGCCGAAACAAATGCCCTCCGGATGCACGCTCTGACTCTATCAGCGGACCCGGGGTTTACATACTTTAACAGTGATACGCTGCGGGCAATGAATGCTGTTCGGACACTTCGCGAAAGTGGTATTAATTGTTACTTCACAATTGATGCGGGTCCAAACGTCAAGGTCATTTATGACCAACGCAACCGTCAGCCAATCTATGATGCCCTCGCTAAGCAATTCGGCAAGGAACGGCTAGTGGTTTCTAAGCCGGGCTCCGGTATTAAAATTTGGAATGATTAA
- a CDS encoding phosphomevalonate kinase, giving the protein MITEKAPGKLYIAGEYAVVENGYPAILVALDQFVTCTIKESAREMGQILSRQYHNDQLSWRRMGDQMVVDKRDNPFSYILSAIRVTEEYARTFERELRIYDIQIDSQLDNKSGRKYGLGSSAAVTVATVKALCRFYNLPVTKDTIFKLAAIAHFEVQGNGSLGDVAASVYGGWISYHSFDRQWLAQQRKYLNIKSLVDLPWPDLRIEPLHAPKNLQLLIGWTGKPASTSQLVDKISLFKARQQDEYRHFLEESKACIQQMVNGFHDQDLEEIKREIRYNRDLLKQLGTNSGVNIETPVLHQLCQIAEQFGGAAKTSGAGGGDCGIVAIDRDGDNFKGVLKSWAKNHIEQLPLNVHFIADVKEKIQKHLPLH; this is encoded by the coding sequence TTGATTACAGAAAAAGCACCTGGAAAACTTTACATCGCCGGTGAATACGCCGTTGTTGAAAATGGCTACCCGGCAATCTTGGTCGCCCTCGACCAGTTCGTCACCTGCACGATCAAAGAATCCGCCCGTGAGATGGGCCAAATTCTTAGTCGTCAGTACCATAATGACCAGTTGTCATGGCGGCGAATGGGTGATCAGATGGTCGTTGATAAACGTGATAACCCATTTTCATACATCCTATCTGCTATCCGGGTAACCGAGGAGTACGCCCGAACCTTTGAACGGGAACTACGCATTTATGATATCCAGATTGACAGCCAGTTGGATAATAAGAGCGGTCGTAAGTATGGCCTCGGTTCTTCAGCTGCAGTGACAGTGGCAACTGTGAAGGCCCTCTGCCGCTTCTATAATTTGCCAGTGACTAAGGACACCATCTTCAAGTTAGCGGCAATCGCCCACTTTGAAGTCCAAGGAAATGGCTCTTTGGGGGACGTGGCGGCCTCCGTTTACGGTGGCTGGATTTCTTACCACTCCTTTGACCGGCAGTGGCTAGCTCAGCAGCGAAAATACTTAAACATCAAGTCACTGGTTGACCTCCCCTGGCCGGATTTAAGAATCGAGCCCTTGCACGCGCCAAAGAACCTCCAATTGCTGATTGGTTGGACGGGTAAGCCGGCATCAACTTCACAGTTAGTTGACAAGATTTCCCTCTTTAAGGCGCGTCAGCAAGATGAGTACCGGCACTTCTTAGAGGAAAGCAAGGCCTGCATCCAGCAAATGGTTAACGGTTTTCACGACCAGGACCTTGAGGAAATCAAACGTGAGATCCGCTATAATCGTGACCTTTTGAAACAACTAGGCACCAACTCGGGAGTTAACATTGAAACGCCAGTCCTCCACCAGCTGTGTCAGATTGCAGAACAATTCGGCGGAGCGGCCAAAACTTCTGGTGCTGGTGGCGGTGATTGTGGAATCGTGGCAATTGACCGTGACGGCGACAACTTTAAAGGGGTTCTGAAGTCATGGGCAAAGAACCACATCGAACAACTACCGTTAAATGTTCACTTCATTGCAGACGTTAAAGAGAAGATTCAAAAACACTTACCATTACACTAA
- the fni gene encoding type 2 isopentenyl-diphosphate Delta-isomerase — MMESQQAQRKNEHLSLATKYYQQAHVNHPFDQVRLIHTALPEKAVSDIHLTTALAPGLKLTTPFYIEAMTGGSNQAKEINRQLAYLAAKHHLAMATGSVSVALKNPQYRSSFKVVREENPDGLVIANLSAKATISEAQDAVDLLEANAIEIHLNAAQELIMPEGDRAFYWLTNIRNLVNTLNIPVIVKEVGFGMNKEDVARLSKIGVKIINVSGRGGTNFAMIENRRNHQTNFNSMIDWGQTTPEALLEAQAAGKDTIIIASGGITSPLDVIKSGVLGARACGVAGYFLNVLAQGGVNALDHTINEWKVVTTRLLTLLGVNNYAALRKANYVLGPQLLSYANQRHLKA, encoded by the coding sequence ATCATGGAATCACAACAAGCGCAACGCAAAAACGAACATCTTTCTCTGGCAACCAAGTATTATCAACAAGCTCATGTTAATCACCCCTTTGACCAGGTTCGTTTGATTCACACCGCCTTACCAGAAAAGGCAGTTAGCGACATCCACCTTACGACCGCCCTTGCTCCAGGACTAAAGCTGACAACTCCCTTTTACATTGAAGCAATGACCGGAGGGAGTAACCAGGCTAAAGAAATCAACCGGCAGTTGGCCTATCTGGCTGCTAAACATCATTTAGCCATGGCAACCGGTTCAGTTAGCGTGGCTCTTAAAAATCCACAATATCGCAGCTCTTTTAAAGTTGTCAGGGAAGAAAATCCTGACGGGTTAGTAATTGCTAATCTTAGCGCAAAGGCAACCATTAGTGAGGCTCAAGATGCTGTTGACTTGCTGGAGGCCAACGCTATTGAAATACACCTTAATGCTGCTCAGGAACTGATAATGCCGGAAGGTGACAGAGCTTTTTACTGGCTAACCAATATCAGGAATTTAGTTAATACTCTTAATATACCAGTAATTGTCAAAGAAGTTGGCTTCGGTATGAATAAAGAGGATGTGGCCCGATTAAGCAAAATTGGTGTCAAAATTATTAACGTCAGTGGTCGGGGTGGTACAAACTTTGCTATGATTGAAAATCGTCGTAACCATCAGACAAATTTTAATTCCATGATTGATTGGGGACAAACAACTCCAGAAGCCTTATTAGAAGCCCAAGCAGCAGGAAAAGATACCATAATTATCGCCTCCGGTGGAATTACTTCGCCGTTAGATGTAATTAAGTCTGGAGTCTTAGGCGCACGGGCTTGTGGAGTTGCGGGATATTTTCTTAATGTCCTGGCACAAGGCGGCGTTAATGCGCTTGACCATACCATCAATGAATGGAAGGTAGTAACTACCCGCCTTTTGACCTTACTGGGGGTTAACAATTATGCTGCCCTCCGCAAGGCCAATTACGTGCTCGGTCCACAGTTACTTAGTTACGCGAATCAGCGGCACCTAAAGGCTTAA
- a CDS encoding SPFH domain-containing protein → MKEKNAFHINGYLALLLTIVGALLGAWLVYIGAHHGSYGPIIVGGIILVVVLIAATSLTIIQPNEAKVLTFFGNYIGTIRDAGLFLTVPFTDKQRVSLRVFNFNSQILKVNDSKGNPVEIAAVIVYKVVDTAKALFAVDDYEQFVQIQSESAIRHVASEYPYDTFEDEKALTLRSNPTEVSDKLTAELQERLNVAGVQIIETRLTHLAYATEIASAMLQKQQSAAILSARKIIVEGAVSITEDAIDRLAKETDLDLTDAQRLQIINNIMVAIVSERGTQPIINTGTNN, encoded by the coding sequence ATGAAAGAGAAAAATGCGTTTCATATAAATGGCTACTTGGCCTTATTGCTGACGATTGTGGGGGCCCTATTAGGGGCTTGGCTGGTTTATATCGGTGCCCACCACGGTAGTTATGGTCCAATCATTGTTGGTGGAATCATCCTGGTGGTGGTCCTGATTGCGGCAACGTCACTGACCATTATCCAACCAAACGAAGCCAAGGTATTGACCTTCTTTGGAAACTACATCGGGACGATTCGTGACGCGGGCCTATTTTTAACGGTTCCCTTTACGGATAAGCAACGGGTATCACTACGGGTGTTCAACTTTAACAGCCAGATCCTCAAAGTGAACGACTCTAAGGGGAACCCAGTGGAGATTGCGGCGGTGATTGTCTACAAGGTGGTTGACACTGCCAAGGCCCTCTTTGCGGTTGATGATTACGAGCAATTTGTCCAGATCCAGAGTGAATCGGCAATTCGGCACGTAGCGAGTGAGTACCCGTATGACACGTTTGAGGACGAAAAGGCGCTGACCCTGCGGAGCAACCCAACGGAGGTGTCCGACAAACTGACGGCGGAACTGCAGGAGCGGCTGAATGTCGCAGGGGTCCAGATCATCGAGACCCGCTTGACTCACCTGGCATACGCAACGGAGATTGCCAGCGCGATGCTGCAAAAGCAACAATCAGCGGCAATCCTGTCGGCCCGAAAGATCATTGTTGAAGGAGCGGTCTCCATTACGGAGGACGCGATTGACCGTCTTGCTAAGGAGACTGACCTTGACTTGACTGATGCCCAACGTTTGCAGATCATCAATAACATTATGGTCGCCATCGTTAGTGAACGGGGCACGCAGCCAATAATCAATACGGGAACGAATAATTAA
- a CDS encoding RsmB/NOP family class I SAM-dependent RNA methyltransferase, translated as MQLPSEFVKKYQRLLGDEAPAFLASFDQPSTGGFRVNPLKAAPKEALAQATGKVEYVPTGYRGPVVGKSLDHASGAIYSQEPSAMYVGEVVDPQPGERVLDLCAAPGGKTTHLVAKMGDQGLLVANEIFRKRALVLAENLERWGTRHTIVTNESPAELEKQFPHFFDRILVDAPCSGEGMFRKEPAGIEYWNPDYPAECANRQQKILASALKMLKPGGILVYSTCTFAPEEDEQNAAWLLKTYLDLAMVNIKKYPGMDSGRPEWADNNPELAKAVRLFPHHIKGEGHFIAKFKKAESDTLAVTPRRQQHRQKRRRQAAGQLSKEERQLFSEFCARLLPDYQPNHLLTYGDQLYDLPAGISSVEGLTVLRPGLHLGTFKKRRFEPALALALTMRPAETKWAIELDHDQWRQYVHGDVIRKGEKRPNGWYLLYCQNLPCGFGKLVNGTIKNFYPKGLRF; from the coding sequence ATGCAATTACCGAGTGAATTTGTAAAAAAGTACCAGCGTTTGTTAGGGGATGAAGCACCAGCTTTTTTAGCATCCTTTGACCAGCCAAGCACCGGTGGTTTCCGGGTCAACCCGTTAAAAGCGGCACCTAAAGAAGCCTTGGCCCAGGCGACGGGGAAAGTGGAATACGTCCCCACCGGTTACCGGGGGCCGGTGGTCGGCAAATCCCTTGACCACGCCAGCGGGGCAATCTATAGCCAGGAACCATCGGCAATGTATGTGGGGGAAGTAGTTGATCCCCAGCCTGGTGAGCGGGTCTTGGACCTGTGTGCGGCTCCCGGTGGAAAGACGACCCACCTGGTAGCCAAAATGGGTGACCAGGGATTACTGGTCGCTAACGAGATTTTTCGCAAGCGTGCCCTTGTTCTAGCGGAAAATCTCGAACGGTGGGGTACCCGTCATACCATCGTCACGAACGAGAGCCCGGCTGAGTTGGAAAAACAGTTTCCCCATTTTTTTGACCGGATTTTAGTGGATGCTCCGTGTTCTGGTGAGGGGATGTTTCGCAAAGAGCCGGCAGGGATTGAGTACTGGAACCCCGATTACCCGGCTGAGTGTGCAAACCGGCAGCAAAAGATTCTCGCCTCTGCACTAAAGATGCTGAAGCCAGGCGGAATCCTGGTATATTCGACCTGCACCTTCGCCCCCGAAGAAGACGAGCAAAATGCCGCCTGGCTGCTTAAAACGTACCTGGACCTGGCGATGGTCAATATTAAAAAGTATCCGGGAATGGATAGCGGTCGACCAGAATGGGCAGACAACAATCCAGAACTGGCGAAGGCGGTCCGGCTTTTTCCCCACCATATTAAAGGGGAAGGGCACTTTATAGCTAAGTTTAAGAAGGCCGAAAGTGATACGTTAGCAGTGACCCCCAGAAGACAGCAGCACCGCCAAAAGCGGCGGCGTCAAGCGGCTGGTCAGCTGTCTAAGGAGGAGCGCCAACTGTTTTCTGAATTTTGTGCACGGCTATTGCCGGACTACCAGCCCAACCACCTCTTAACCTATGGCGACCAATTGTACGACCTCCCCGCCGGAATTTCGTCAGTGGAAGGGTTAACGGTTTTGCGGCCGGGCCTTCACCTGGGGACATTTAAAAAACGGCGTTTTGAACCGGCCCTGGCTTTGGCGTTGACAATGCGGCCGGCGGAAACGAAGTGGGCAATTGAACTTGACCATGACCAATGGCGCCAATATGTTCACGGGGATGTCATAAGAAAAGGAGAAAAGCGGCCGAATGGCTGGTACCTCCTTTATTGTCAGAACCTGCCCTGTGGCTTTGGTAAGCTGGTCAACGGGACGATAAAGAACTTCTATCCTAAGGGATTACGGTTTTAA
- a CDS encoding Cof-type HAD-IIB family hydrolase encodes MDQHLIALDLDGTTLNNASQLTTETIRTLRALANDGHIVSIITGRPYRIARRIYDQIGIKTPMVNFNGALTHIPHEAWNGEYEIELTRELALDLLDHQKELGIKTITVEDKFHVWANHPTKDLPEFLPDHLTKDQLLTHHNLTEDPIALTIEYHPGEEHKIIKAVNQKYGDFVEPRVWGGSYNILELIHRGIHKESGMFYIAKQYNISKQNIIAFGDEHNDLEMLDASGRGVAMKNAVPAVLNVADDVTAVDNDHNGLAKYLQSYFKLAI; translated from the coding sequence GTGGACCAACATTTGATCGCCCTTGATTTAGATGGTACCACCCTTAATAATGCTTCCCAGCTGACCACAGAAACAATTCGGACACTGCGGGCCTTGGCAAATGACGGCCATATCGTCAGTATTATTACCGGTCGTCCCTACCGAATTGCCCGCCGCATCTACGACCAGATTGGTATCAAAACCCCAATGGTCAACTTCAACGGGGCCCTTACCCATATTCCCCACGAAGCATGGAACGGTGAGTATGAGATTGAGCTAACCCGGGAACTGGCCCTGGACCTTCTTGACCACCAAAAGGAGCTCGGCATCAAGACCATTACCGTTGAAGATAAGTTCCACGTCTGGGCCAACCACCCGACAAAGGACCTCCCAGAATTCTTACCGGACCACCTTACCAAAGACCAGTTGCTGACCCACCACAACCTGACTGAGGATCCAATCGCCCTCACAATCGAATATCATCCTGGTGAAGAGCACAAGATTATCAAGGCCGTTAACCAGAAGTACGGTGATTTTGTCGAGCCCCGGGTCTGGGGTGGTTCCTATAATATCCTAGAGCTGATTCATCGGGGAATCCATAAGGAATCCGGGATGTTTTACATCGCAAAGCAGTACAATATCAGTAAGCAAAACATTATTGCTTTCGGGGACGAGCATAACGACCTGGAGATGCTCGACGCTTCTGGCCGGGGAGTTGCAATGAAGAACGCAGTCCCCGCCGTTTTAAATGTTGCGGACGATGTAACCGCCGTTGATAATGACCACAATGGATTAGCTAAGTACTTACAAAGCTATTTTAAATTAGCGATTTAA
- a CDS encoding amino acid ABC transporter permease yields MNWTVIQQSLPEFAQGFKLTLWLSFVGIIGAIIVGIISSLSQYFRVPVVGKIVGAYVEIARNTPLLIQLFFLYYAFPVMGIKMAAQTCGIIGLIFLGGAYMAEGFTGGFNGVSKSQLDSGRALGMSDFQLARYIVFPQGFALSMPALAANIIFLIKETSIFSVIAIPELTNTALDLIGMYYQSNEYLFVLVVAYAIILIPLIVFLTWLERRVRYGTFGD; encoded by the coding sequence ATGAATTGGACAGTGATTCAGCAAAGTCTTCCTGAATTCGCCCAGGGATTCAAATTAACCCTGTGGCTCTCATTTGTCGGGATCATTGGGGCAATCATTGTTGGAATCATCAGCAGCTTAAGCCAGTACTTCCGGGTTCCGGTTGTTGGAAAGATTGTTGGTGCCTACGTCGAAATCGCCCGGAACACGCCTTTGCTTATCCAGCTATTTTTCTTATATTATGCTTTCCCGGTAATGGGAATTAAAATGGCGGCCCAGACCTGTGGGATTATCGGTCTGATATTCCTCGGTGGGGCCTACATGGCAGAAGGTTTTACCGGCGGTTTCAACGGGGTTAGTAAAAGCCAACTCGACAGTGGCCGGGCGCTAGGGATGAGCGATTTCCAGCTTGCCCGCTACATCGTCTTCCCCCAAGGATTTGCCCTGAGTATGCCGGCCCTGGCAGCCAACATCATTTTCCTAATCAAGGAAACGTCGATTTTCTCGGTGATTGCCATCCCGGAACTGACCAATACCGCATTGGATTTGATTGGGATGTACTACCAATCCAACGAATACCTATTCGTCCTGGTCGTCGCCTACGCAATCATCTTGATTCCACTAATTGTCTTCTTAACCTGGCTCGAAAGGAGGGTTCGCTATGGCACATTCGGGGATTAA
- a CDS encoding amino acid ABC transporter permease gives MAHSGINVLFEGTNFARLMGGLWTAVWIAAISLIIGLALGTILGMLRTLHNQVIRFILLMYLEFFRIVPTVVLLFLAYYILPRQFNVNWPATWMAVLAFSLWVSAEFSDIVRGALESIPVHQRESGLALGLNQWQLFRYVLLPQAIRLELPATINLATRVIKTTSLLLMISIMDVINVGQQIIEANNQNYPTGVFWVYGLIFILYFIIDYPLSRWAKHLTAKQKY, from the coding sequence ATGGCACATTCGGGGATTAACGTTTTATTTGAAGGCACTAACTTCGCCCGCTTGATGGGTGGCCTCTGGACCGCCGTGTGGATTGCGGCCATTTCACTCATAATCGGCCTGGCCCTCGGCACCATCCTGGGGATGCTGCGAACCCTGCACAACCAGGTCATCCGCTTTATCCTCCTGATGTACCTGGAGTTTTTCCGGATTGTTCCAACCGTCGTCCTGCTTTTCCTTGCTTATTACATCCTGCCCCGCCAGTTTAACGTTAACTGGCCGGCAACCTGGATGGCTGTTTTGGCCTTCTCCCTATGGGTATCCGCTGAATTTAGCGATATCGTCCGGGGGGCGCTGGAATCCATCCCCGTCCACCAGCGGGAATCTGGCTTGGCCCTCGGCTTGAACCAGTGGCAGCTCTTCCGCTACGTCTTGCTTCCCCAAGCAATCCGCCTGGAACTACCGGCAACGATCAACCTGGCAACCCGGGTCATCAAGACAACCTCCCTACTGTTAATGATCAGCATCATGGACGTGATCAACGTTGGTCAGCAAATCATCGAAGCTAACAACCAGAACTACCCAACGGGGGTCTTCTGGGTCTACGGTTTAATCTTTATCCTCTACTTTATCATCGACTACCCCCTTTCCCGGTGGGCTAAACACTTAACCGCCAAGCAGAAATACTAA
- a CDS encoding amino acid ABC transporter ATP-binding protein — protein sequence MAEEILKVEHLDKYYGDWQALHDINFSINKGEVVTLLGPSGSGKSTLIRTLNGLESYRKGTIYFQGKKVDPNPKEWQALRQKIGMVFQSYDLFPNLTVMDNILLAPTKVQGRDKEEVRKEALALLDRVELRKHADSYPRQLSGGQKQRIAIVRALAMHPELMLFDEVTASLDPEMVRGVLKIIKELSDQDHMTMIIVTHEMNFAAKIADKVLFLEKGKILEETPGKQFFDHPQTDRAAEFLNSMDF from the coding sequence ATGGCAGAAGAAATATTAAAAGTTGAACACCTTGATAAATACTATGGGGACTGGCAAGCCCTCCACGACATTAACTTTTCAATCAATAAGGGTGAAGTGGTCACCCTACTGGGGCCTTCAGGTTCTGGTAAAAGTACCCTGATCAGGACCCTCAATGGCCTGGAGTCTTACCGCAAGGGTACGATCTACTTCCAAGGGAAAAAGGTTGACCCTAATCCTAAAGAATGGCAGGCCCTCCGTCAAAAGATTGGCATGGTCTTTCAGAGCTACGACCTCTTCCCCAACCTGACCGTGATGGATAATATCCTCCTGGCCCCCACCAAGGTTCAGGGTCGCGATAAGGAGGAAGTGCGTAAGGAAGCCCTGGCCTTGTTAGACCGGGTGGAACTGCGAAAACACGCGGATTCATACCCCCGCCAGCTTTCAGGAGGCCAGAAACAGCGGATTGCGATTGTCCGCGCCCTGGCCATGCACCCGGAACTGATGCTCTTCGATGAGGTTACCGCTTCGCTCGACCCAGAGATGGTCCGCGGCGTCCTCAAGATCATTAAGGAGCTATCAGACCAGGACCACATGACCATGATTATTGTCACTCACGAAATGAACTTTGCTGCTAAGATTGCTGACAAGGTTCTCTTCCTTGAAAAGGGCAAGATCTTAGAAGAGACACCGGGAAAGCAATTCTTTGACCACCCCCAGACGGACCGGGCAGCCGAGTTCTTGAATAGTATGGATTTCTAA
- a CDS encoding transporter substrate-binding domain-containing protein, whose translation MKFNWKKIIAAGAVLAGAAALFVGANAVKPTHVHAADNASTVSAIKKRGQLRVAVFGDLPPYGWVNKDGKRVGYDVELARRMAKDLGVKPKFVQVNANNRVDTLNSNKADIVLANFTVTPERKQAVSFVKPYMKVSVGVVSPKNKKITKISQLKGKKVIVTKGTTAENYFTTKQRGVQLLKFDSKTQQFNALKNNRGAALADDNSYLYAWVKKNPKYTVGIKSVGPHQYIAPAVKKGNTSLLNWSNKEITKLNKEGFFTQDYNHQLKPYFGSEVKPSDIVLKQGK comes from the coding sequence ATGAAGTTTAATTGGAAGAAAATCATTGCCGCTGGTGCCGTGCTCGCCGGCGCCGCAGCCCTCTTTGTGGGCGCTAATGCTGTTAAGCCAACCCACGTTCACGCCGCTGATAACGCCAGTACAGTGAGCGCAATCAAGAAGCGGGGCCAACTCCGGGTCGCTGTCTTTGGGGACCTGCCACCATACGGCTGGGTCAACAAGGATGGCAAGCGGGTCGGCTATGACGTTGAATTAGCCCGCCGGATGGCCAAGGACCTGGGCGTTAAGCCAAAGTTCGTCCAGGTTAACGCCAACAACCGGGTGGACACTCTAAACTCAAACAAGGCTGACATCGTCCTGGCTAACTTCACGGTTACGCCAGAACGGAAGCAGGCCGTTTCATTTGTTAAGCCATACATGAAGGTTTCTGTTGGGGTCGTATCACCAAAGAACAAGAAGATCACCAAGATCAGCCAACTGAAGGGCAAGAAGGTCATCGTTACCAAGGGGACTACGGCCGAAAACTACTTCACCACGAAGCAGCGGGGCGTCCAACTCCTGAAGTTCGACTCCAAGACACAACAGTTTAACGCCCTCAAGAACAACCGGGGTGCGGCCCTGGCCGACGATAACTCCTACCTTTACGCTTGGGTCAAGAAGAATCCAAAGTACACCGTTGGGATCAAGAGCGTGGGCCCTCACCAATACATCGCCCCGGCAGTTAAGAAGGGCAACACTTCCCTCCTCAACTGGAGTAACAAGGAAATCACTAAGCTGAACAAGGAAGGCTTCTTCACCCAGGACTACAACCACCAACTGAAGCCATACTTCGGTAGTGAAGTTAAACCATCCGACATTGTTCTAAAGCAGGGTAAGTAA
- a CDS encoding winged helix-turn-helix transcriptional regulator, protein MDFGNGSGKMTEGKTESGLAYTLNIMANQWQPTMIYWLGFRPLKKKELLMLLPKLSNDQLSAELHTLQNLRIVNPVKNDEDQYSLTDDGDQLRQLIVSSSLWGLQQQDDNEDLISANVVEPENTASLRDLVKYNDTVEKYLG, encoded by the coding sequence ATGGATTTTGGGAATGGAAGTGGAAAGATGACTGAAGGGAAGACTGAAAGTGGTTTGGCCTACACTCTTAATATCATGGCCAATCAATGGCAGCCAACGATGATCTATTGGTTAGGCTTTCGGCCATTGAAGAAGAAGGAACTGTTGATGCTACTCCCTAAGTTAAGTAACGATCAGCTGTCGGCAGAGTTACACACTCTGCAAAACCTCCGGATTGTAAATCCAGTCAAGAATGACGAGGACCAGTATTCACTAACGGATGACGGCGACCAGTTACGACAGTTGATTGTTTCGTCGAGTTTGTGGGGACTTCAGCAGCAAGACGATAATGAGGACCTAATTTCGGCAAACGTTGTTGAACCGGAGAATACAGCCAGTTTAAGGGACCTGGTTAAGTACAATGATACCGTGGAGAAGTACCTTGGTTAG